Proteins from a single region of Microtus ochrogaster isolate Prairie Vole_2 linkage group LG5, MicOch1.0, whole genome shotgun sequence:
- the Plag1 gene encoding zinc finger protein PLAG1, producing the protein MATVIPGDLSEVRDTQKAPSGKRKRGETKPRKNFPCQLCEKAFNSVEKLKVHFYSHTGERPYKCTQQDCTKAFVSKYKLQRHMATHSPEKTHKCNYCEKMFHRKDHLKNHLHTHDPNKETFKCEECGKSYNTKLGFKRHLALHAATSGDLTCKVCLQTFESTGVLLEHLKSHAGKSSGGVKEKKHQCEHCERRFYTRKDVRRHMVVHTGRKDFLCQYCAQRFGRKDHLTRHMKKSHNQELLKVKTEPVDFLDPFTCNMSVPIKDELLPVMSLPSSELLSKPFTNTLQLNLYNTPFQSMQSSGSAHQMITTLPLGMTCPIDMDAVHPSHHLAFKCPFSSTSYAISIPEKEQPLKGEIESYLMELQSGAPSSSQDSQASSSKLGLDPQSGSLDDGAGDLSLSKSSVSISDPLNTPALDFSQLFNFIPLNGPPYNPLSVGSLGMSYSQDEAHSSVSQLPAQTQDLQDPASAVGLGSLHSLSAAFTSSLSSSTTLPRFHQAFQ; encoded by the exons ATGGCCACTGTCATTCCTGGTGATTTGTCAGAAGTAAGAGATACCCAGAAAGCCCCTTCAGGGAAACGTAAGCGTGGTGAAACCAAACCAAGGAAAAACTTCCCTTGCCAACTGTGTGAGAAGGCCTTTAACAGTGTTGAGAAATTAAAGGTTCACTTCTACTCTCACACAGGAGAGAGGCCCTACAAGTGCACACAACAAGACTGCACCAAGGCCTTTGTTTCTAAGTACAAATTACAAAG GCACATGGCTACTCACTCTCCTGAGAAAACCCACAAGTGTAATTATTGTGAGAAAATGTTTCACCGCAAAGACCACCTGAAGAATCACCTCCACACCCACGACCCCAACAAAGAGACCTTCAAATGTGAGGAGTGTGGCAAGAGCTACAACACCAAGCTCGGCTTCAAGCGGCACTTGGCCCTGCACGCTGCCACCAGCGGCGACCTCACCTGCAAGGTGTGTTTGCAGACCTTTGAAAGCACGGGCGTGCTCTTGGAGCACCTGAAGTCGCACGCGGGCAAGTCCTCAGGGGGCGTGAAGGAGAAGAAGCACCAGTGCGAACATTGCGAGCGCAGGTTCTACACCCGGAAGGACGTCCGGAGACACATGGTGGTGCACACGGGGAGAAAGGACTTCCTCTGCCAGTACTGTGCTCAGAGATTCGGACGGAAGGATCACCTCACTCGACACATGAAGAAGAGTCACAACCAAGAGCTTCTCAAGGTCAAAACGGAACCGGTGGATTTCCTGGACCCTTTCACCTGTAACATGTCTGTGCCTATAAAAGACGAGCTCCTGCCGGTGATGTCCTTACCTTCCAGTGAACTCTTGTCCAAGCCATTCACAAACACTTTGCAGTTAAACCTCTATAACACTCCATTTCAGTCCATGCAGAGCTCCGGATCTGCTCACCAAATGATCACCACCTTACCTTTGGGAATGACGTGCCCCATCGATATGGATGCTGTTCATCCCTCCCACCATCTTGCTTTCAAATGCCCGTTCAGTTCTACCTCATACGCAATCTCTATTCCTGAAAAAGAACAGCCGTTAAAGGGGGAAATTGAGAGTTACCTGATGGAGTTACAAAGCGGTGcgccctcttcctcccaggattctcaAGCGTCGTCATCTAAGTTAGGGTTAGATCCTCAGAGCGGGTCCCTCGATGACGGTGCGGGGGACCTCTCACTGTCAAAGAGCTCCGTTTCCATCAGTGACCCCCTCAACACACCAGCATTGGATTTTTCTCAGCTGTTCAATTTTATACCATTAAATGGCCCTCCTTACAATCCTCTGTCCGTGGGGAGCCTCGGGATGAGCTATTCCCAAGACGAAGCGCATTCTTCTGTTTCTCAGCTGCCTGCCCAAACACAGGATCTCCAGGATCCCGCGAGCGCCGTGGGTCTCGGTTCTCTGCACTCGCTCTCGGCGGCGTTCACCAGCAGCCTGAGCTCGAGCACCACCCTGCCCCGTTTCCACCAGGCCTTCCAGTAG